The following coding sequences are from one Thermostaphylospora chromogena window:
- a CDS encoding prepilin peptidase → MVTVALVVGAAVAAGPWQRAQVAAAAAYPGPYAPHPRLPVGAAETATAVLLGCLVLSGAHRLTGPQWAAAAAELAAFAWLGVVAVPLAAVDAAVFRLPDRLTALAYAGTLAPLTLAALAAQRHDDLLRAVLGGLAMSAFYLLLFLINPEGTGLGDVKLGAALGTALGWLGWIPLVAGAFLAYLGAALYGLALMAARRARRTSEIPFGPFMLLGAFAVIMTGAP, encoded by the coding sequence GTGGTGACGGTCGCGCTGGTGGTGGGCGCCGCCGTGGCGGCGGGCCCCTGGCAACGAGCGCAGGTGGCGGCGGCCGCCGCGTACCCGGGACCGTACGCTCCGCACCCCCGGCTGCCGGTCGGGGCGGCCGAGACGGCCACCGCGGTGCTGCTGGGCTGCCTGGTGCTGAGCGGCGCGCACCGCCTCACCGGACCGCAGTGGGCCGCCGCAGCGGCCGAACTGGCCGCCTTCGCCTGGCTGGGCGTGGTGGCGGTGCCGCTGGCCGCCGTGGACGCCGCGGTGTTCCGCCTGCCCGACCGGCTGACCGCCCTGGCGTACGCGGGCACGCTCGCGCCGCTCACCCTCGCCGCGCTGGCCGCCCAGCGCCACGACGACCTGCTGCGCGCCGTCCTCGGCGGCCTGGCGATGAGCGCCTTCTACCTGCTGCTCTTCCTGATCAACCCGGAGGGCACCGGCCTGGGGGACGTCAAGCTCGGCGCCGCCCTCGGCACGGCGCTGGGCTGGCTCGGCTGGATCCCGCTGGTCGCCGGGGCCTTCCTCGCCTACCTCGGGGCGGCCCTGTACGGCCTGGCCCTGATGGCCGCCCGCCGCGCCCGCCGCACATCGGAGATCCCCTTCGGGCCCTTCATGCTCCTCGGCGCGTTCGCCGTGATCATGACGGGGGCGCCGTGA
- a CDS encoding ring-opening amidohydrolase, with translation MPDPIEVRKVPIEHVTDASGLAKLIDDGVIEADRVLAVIGKTEGNGGVNDYTRILADRAFRDVLVAKGTRTPEEVAQVPLVWSGGTDGVLSPHATIFATVDPAKAPKSDEPRLSVGVAMSDVILPEDIGRPAMVEKVAAGVREAMKIAGIEDPADVHYVQTKTPLLTLATINDARSRGHDVATEDTGFSMDLSNSTTALGIAVALGEIEMPRADQIHRDLSLYSSVASCSSGVELDRAQIVVVGNVRGIGGRYRIGHSVMKDALDTDGIWEAIRSSGIDLPERPHPSDLKGRLVNVFLKCEADPSGRVRGRRNIMLDDSDVHWHRQIKACVGGVTASVTGDPAVFVSVAAVHQGPSGGGPVAAIADLG, from the coding sequence ATGCCGGACCCGATCGAGGTACGCAAGGTACCCATCGAGCACGTGACCGACGCCTCGGGACTCGCCAAGCTGATCGACGACGGGGTGATCGAGGCCGACCGGGTACTCGCGGTGATCGGTAAGACCGAGGGCAACGGCGGCGTGAACGACTACACGCGCATCCTCGCCGACCGGGCCTTCCGCGATGTGCTCGTGGCCAAGGGCACGCGCACGCCGGAGGAGGTCGCGCAGGTGCCGCTGGTGTGGTCCGGCGGCACGGACGGCGTGCTCAGCCCGCACGCCACCATCTTCGCCACCGTGGACCCCGCCAAGGCGCCCAAGAGCGACGAGCCCCGGCTGTCGGTGGGCGTGGCGATGAGCGATGTGATCCTCCCCGAGGACATCGGCCGTCCCGCCATGGTCGAGAAGGTCGCCGCGGGCGTGCGCGAGGCCATGAAGATCGCCGGTATCGAGGACCCGGCCGACGTGCACTACGTGCAGACCAAGACCCCGCTGCTCACCCTGGCGACCATCAACGACGCCCGCTCGCGTGGGCACGACGTGGCCACGGAGGACACCGGGTTCTCCATGGACCTGTCCAACTCCACCACCGCCCTGGGCATCGCCGTCGCGCTCGGCGAGATCGAGATGCCCAGGGCCGACCAGATCCACCGCGACCTGTCGCTCTACTCCTCCGTCGCCTCCTGCTCCAGCGGCGTGGAGCTGGACCGGGCGCAGATCGTGGTGGTCGGCAACGTGCGCGGCATCGGCGGGCGCTACCGCATCGGGCACAGCGTGATGAAGGACGCCCTGGACACCGACGGCATCTGGGAGGCGATCCGCTCCAGCGGCATCGACCTGCCCGAGCGGCCGCACCCCAGCGACCTCAAGGGGCGGCTGGTGAACGTCTTCCTCAAGTGCGAGGCCGACCCCTCCGGCCGCGTGCGCGGGCGGCGCAACATCATGCTCGACGACTCCGACGTGCACTGGCACCGCCAGATCAAGGCGTGCGTGGGCGGCGTGACCGCCAGCGTCACCGGCGATCCCGCGGTGTTCGTCTCGGTGGCCGCCGTGCACCAGGGGCCGTCCGGCGGAGGCCCGGTCGCCGCCATCGCCGACCTGGGCTGA
- a CDS encoding carbamate kinase: MGERVLIALGGNAMTASDGSASPQAQRTAVEAAMKHVDALAEAGHRVIVTHGNGPQVGNLLLKNQIAADLVPPVPLDWCGAQTQATLGTLMLNALTHPAAVVVTRTLVDPDDPAFADPVKPIGRYFTEEEARRLERFGQTWRAFDRGWRRVVASPEPREILDAPAAAALLDRGFVVVAAGGGGVPVVRDPDGSLRGVEAVIDKDLAAALLARAVGATSLVIATNVPCAVAGYGTPHARPIHRVTTAELRQLQAAGHFAEGSMGPKVEAALRFVEGGGRQAVIGALDDLGAAISGEAGTVVRG; the protein is encoded by the coding sequence GTGGGTGAACGAGTTCTGATCGCTCTCGGCGGGAACGCCATGACCGCCTCCGACGGCAGCGCTTCGCCGCAGGCCCAGCGCACCGCCGTCGAGGCGGCGATGAAGCACGTCGACGCCCTGGCCGAGGCCGGACACCGTGTCATCGTCACTCACGGCAACGGTCCGCAGGTCGGCAATCTGCTGCTGAAGAACCAGATCGCCGCCGACCTGGTGCCGCCCGTGCCGCTGGACTGGTGCGGTGCGCAGACGCAAGCCACGCTGGGCACGCTCATGCTCAACGCGCTGACCCATCCCGCGGCGGTCGTGGTGACCCGCACGCTGGTCGACCCCGACGACCCGGCCTTCGCCGACCCGGTCAAGCCGATCGGGCGGTACTTCACCGAGGAGGAGGCCCGCCGCCTGGAACGGTTCGGACAGACCTGGCGCGCGTTCGACCGCGGCTGGCGGCGTGTCGTCGCCTCTCCCGAACCGCGCGAGATCCTGGACGCGCCGGCCGCCGCCGCGCTGCTCGACCGCGGGTTCGTGGTCGTCGCCGCGGGCGGGGGCGGGGTTCCCGTCGTGCGGGATCCGGACGGCTCGCTGCGCGGCGTGGAGGCGGTCATCGACAAGGACCTCGCCGCGGCGCTGCTGGCGCGGGCCGTCGGCGCCACGTCGCTGGTGATAGCGACGAACGTACCGTGCGCCGTCGCCGGATACGGCACGCCGCACGCCCGGCCCATTCACCGCGTGACCACCGCCGAGCTGCGGCAGCTCCAGGCCGCGGGCCACTTCGCCGAGGGCAGCATGGGCCCGAAGGTGGAGGCGGCGCTGCGCTTCGTCGAAGGCGGCGGGAGGCAGGCGGTGATCGGGGCCCTCGACGACCTCGGCGCGGCGATCTCCGGTGAGGCGGGGACCGTGGTGCGAGGGTGA
- a CDS encoding SseB family protein, producing MPVIPQPLVPDDDGSADAAVASALAAHSRGEADATAVLTALGTARLLVPVVAILTSAEVGPGGLKQEKESEMALPKLIGQDGREAVLAFTGVEALTRWRADARPIQATGPQVCHAAVQESAAAVVIDVAGPVPFVVEGTPLHALAALHGPPERLAERLAAAGATVARFQPVPAEPAEPAAPSGLRRLWPFRRASR from the coding sequence GTGCCGGTCATTCCTCAGCCCCTGGTCCCCGACGACGACGGAAGCGCCGACGCCGCCGTGGCGTCGGCGCTCGCCGCCCACTCGCGCGGCGAGGCCGACGCCACCGCCGTCCTGACCGCCCTCGGCACGGCCCGTCTGCTGGTCCCGGTCGTGGCGATCCTCACCTCCGCCGAGGTGGGCCCCGGCGGCCTCAAGCAGGAGAAGGAGAGCGAGATGGCCCTGCCCAAGCTGATCGGGCAGGACGGCAGGGAGGCGGTGCTCGCCTTCACGGGCGTCGAGGCGCTCACCCGGTGGCGGGCCGACGCCCGGCCCATCCAGGCCACCGGGCCGCAGGTGTGCCATGCCGCCGTGCAGGAGAGCGCCGCCGCCGTCGTGATCGACGTCGCCGGGCCCGTGCCCTTCGTCGTCGAGGGCACCCCGCTGCACGCGCTCGCCGCCCTCCACGGCCCGCCGGAGCGGCTCGCCGAGCGCCTGGCCGCCGCCGGCGCCACCGTCGCCCGCTTCCAGCCCGTCCCCGCCGAACCCGCGGAACCCGCCGCGCCCTCCGGGCTGCGCCGTCTGTGGCCCTTCCGGCGCGCCTCCCGCTGA
- a CDS encoding MDR family MFS transporter: MQSTGKYTGSSVPEQQPQSPRAPREGGVARYTHRQVLKILFGLMLAILTSMLSTSVVSTALPTIVGRLGGQEHLAWVASATLLTMTASIPLWGKLSDLYGRKRMFQFSLLVFLVSSIGAGFAQDMGQLIAARAVQGIGAGGLQALPQIILGDVVEPRERGRYTGYIGGVFGVSTVAGPLLGGFLVDNASWRWCFWISVPLALVAFVVIQKVLKLPRVRGDARVDWWGATLISTGTGAVMLLLSLGGQEFPWNSGWTYGLGATGLVLFAFAVLAERRAADPILPPRLFANRTFVLASVASLFAGAAMFGALMYMPQYLQIVKGMSPTGSGLMTLPMVAAMLTSSITTGRIVTRTGRWKIFPVVGMLLVSASLFLLSLLRVDSPLPLIGVYLAFLGIGLGASMQILILSVQNAVNRRDMASATSGTTFFRSLGGAMGVAAFGAILVNRLTAELTERLRALGIPLSGGGPDLGEPEEIRSLPGPVRDAVLHSFNDALHTVFLVGVPVAVLGAVAVLALKELPLRSAGSPDRRRRGDRAEASAGPAHTTP, from the coding sequence ATGCAGAGTACAGGTAAATATACGGGGAGTTCCGTGCCCGAGCAGCAGCCTCAATCGCCACGCGCGCCACGCGAAGGCGGCGTGGCCCGCTATACGCATCGGCAGGTTCTGAAGATCCTCTTCGGCCTCATGCTGGCCATCCTCACGTCGATGCTGTCGACGTCGGTGGTCAGCACGGCCCTGCCCACCATCGTGGGCAGGCTCGGCGGCCAAGAGCACCTCGCCTGGGTGGCCAGCGCCACGCTGCTCACCATGACGGCGTCCATCCCGCTGTGGGGCAAGCTCTCCGACCTGTACGGCAGGAAGCGGATGTTCCAGTTCTCCCTGCTGGTCTTCCTGGTGTCCTCGATCGGCGCCGGATTCGCCCAGGACATGGGCCAGCTCATCGCGGCGCGCGCCGTCCAGGGCATCGGCGCGGGCGGACTGCAGGCCCTGCCGCAGATCATCCTGGGCGACGTGGTGGAGCCGCGCGAACGCGGCCGCTACACCGGCTACATCGGCGGAGTGTTCGGCGTCTCCACCGTCGCCGGGCCGCTGCTCGGCGGCTTCCTCGTGGACAACGCGTCCTGGCGGTGGTGCTTCTGGATCAGCGTCCCGCTCGCCCTGGTCGCCTTCGTCGTGATCCAGAAGGTGCTCAAGCTGCCCCGGGTCAGGGGTGACGCGCGCGTCGACTGGTGGGGCGCGACGCTCATCTCCACGGGCACGGGCGCGGTGATGCTGCTGCTGTCCCTGGGCGGCCAGGAGTTCCCCTGGAACTCCGGATGGACCTACGGCCTGGGCGCCACCGGACTGGTGCTGTTCGCCTTCGCGGTGCTCGCCGAGCGCAGGGCCGCCGACCCGATCCTGCCGCCCCGCCTGTTCGCCAACCGCACGTTCGTCCTGGCCTCCGTCGCCTCGCTGTTCGCCGGCGCCGCCATGTTCGGCGCGCTGATGTACATGCCGCAGTACCTGCAGATCGTCAAAGGCATGAGTCCCACCGGCTCCGGGCTGATGACGCTGCCGATGGTGGCGGCGATGCTGACCTCCTCGATCACGACGGGCCGCATCGTCACCCGCACCGGCCGGTGGAAGATCTTCCCCGTCGTCGGCATGCTGCTCGTGTCGGCCAGCCTGTTCCTGCTGTCCCTGCTGCGCGTCGACTCGCCGCTGCCGCTCATCGGCGTCTACCTCGCCTTCCTCGGCATCGGCCTGGGCGCGTCGATGCAGATCCTGATCCTCTCCGTGCAGAACGCGGTCAACCGCCGCGACATGGCCTCGGCCACCTCGGGGACCACGTTCTTCCGCTCCCTCGGCGGGGCGATGGGCGTGGCCGCCTTCGGCGCCATCCTGGTCAACCGGCTCACCGCCGAACTGACCGAGCGCCTGCGCGCCCTGGGCATCCCCCTCAGCGGCGGCGGGCCCGACCTCGGCGAGCCCGAGGAGATCAGAAGCCTGCCGGGACCCGTGCGCGACGCCGTGCTGCACTCCTTCAACGACGCCCTGCACACGGTCTTCCTGGTCGGCGTGCCCGTGGCCGTGCTGGGCGCCGTCGCCGTGCTGGCGTTGAAGGAGCTGCCGCTGCGCTCGGCGGGCTCCCCCGACCGGCGCAGGCGAGGCGACCGCGCGGAGGCGTCCGCCGGACCGGCCCATACGACGCCGTAA
- a CDS encoding substrate-binding domain-containing protein yields the protein MMAQQERPAPSRDDQGGAPKGEETLRTIIGILVAEILGWAASSGPLQPWIRVLLILLLALLGGVLFYYVQGVIWFFTWLARNARKLPGLLGHVLGAFFNVVRHLFSGVAMLSGRSLRAVFCVILLIAATCLIYSFRSWPWAPCPIAWEVRLAASSETAPAVQHAAETFMRDTADWRGCRTANITITAPDSASELRRRLAGGWNATPPHTPGPRPVLWIADSPAEVAQVRDVSSARIGRVETVATSPLVLAMPHATADLITSGLDEPGAFTWAQLINGVRSPRAVLRTHPRTSNVGLLATVGLEESLPGEDRKAERDALEARIGGRVGWAEDVHDVMCRFLDADDASGDRVPAFVMSEQQLYEFNMARSGTGTGSWTRADCAGSAARPGPVPRLRPLYPRGPDGRHIHSLIYQCVPLDWADQPTPPAVSEIVRAFCGHLATALTRLGFRDADGRLPALDSAGELAADAAVAPDWPSDITGTLARAAVPRLGDHVLLAVDVTGSMSNSLNTDGDRLRAATDTAKTLVAHMPGALTTALWTYPAADAEATHEVLAPPAPVRDDGAALAALLDPVQLATDRTDRSLSRLVRAGVEELAGRDGQRVLVVFTDGGGADFDESPLTDTAGVEIVLLTFGGRGCDHPGLAEGTPREGLLCYPVDSDPPDQAVSSLRTYLTVPSGGA from the coding sequence ATGATGGCACAGCAGGAACGGCCGGCGCCGAGCCGGGACGATCAGGGCGGAGCGCCCAAGGGCGAAGAGACGTTACGCACCATCATCGGCATCCTGGTGGCCGAGATCCTGGGCTGGGCCGCATCATCCGGACCGCTCCAGCCGTGGATCCGCGTTCTGCTCATCCTCCTGCTCGCCTTGCTCGGCGGCGTGCTGTTCTACTACGTCCAGGGGGTGATCTGGTTCTTCACCTGGCTCGCCCGGAACGCCAGGAAACTGCCGGGCCTGCTGGGTCACGTGCTGGGCGCCTTCTTCAACGTCGTGCGGCATCTCTTCTCCGGCGTGGCCATGCTCTCGGGCCGCTCCTTACGCGCCGTGTTCTGCGTCATCCTCCTCATCGCCGCGACCTGCCTGATCTACTCGTTCCGCTCCTGGCCCTGGGCGCCCTGCCCGATCGCGTGGGAGGTACGGCTGGCCGCCTCCAGCGAGACCGCGCCCGCCGTACAGCACGCCGCTGAAACGTTCATGCGCGACACCGCCGACTGGCGGGGCTGCCGCACCGCCAACATCACCATCACCGCCCCCGATTCCGCCTCCGAGCTGCGCCGCCGGCTGGCGGGCGGGTGGAACGCCACCCCGCCGCACACCCCCGGCCCGCGCCCCGTCTTGTGGATCGCCGACTCCCCCGCCGAGGTCGCGCAGGTCAGGGACGTCTCCTCGGCGCGGATCGGTCGTGTCGAAACGGTGGCGACCTCGCCCCTCGTGCTCGCCATGCCCCACGCGACAGCCGATCTGATCACCTCGGGGTTGGACGAGCCGGGCGCGTTCACCTGGGCGCAGCTCATCAACGGCGTGCGCAGCCCGCGCGCCGTCCTGCGCACCCACCCCCGCACCTCCAACGTCGGCCTGCTCGCCACGGTCGGCCTGGAGGAGTCGCTGCCCGGCGAGGACAGGAAGGCCGAACGGGACGCGCTGGAGGCCAGGATCGGCGGCCGCGTCGGCTGGGCCGAGGACGTGCACGACGTCATGTGCCGCTTCCTCGACGCCGACGACGCCTCCGGCGACCGCGTACCCGCGTTCGTCATGTCGGAGCAGCAGCTGTACGAGTTCAACATGGCGCGTTCCGGCACCGGCACCGGCTCCTGGACGCGCGCCGACTGCGCCGGCTCCGCCGCCCGGCCGGGCCCCGTGCCGCGGCTGCGCCCGCTGTACCCGCGCGGCCCCGACGGGCGGCACATCCACAGCCTCATCTACCAGTGCGTCCCGCTCGACTGGGCGGACCAGCCCACGCCGCCCGCGGTGTCGGAGATCGTCCGCGCCTTCTGCGGCCACCTCGCCACCGCGCTGACCCGGCTCGGCTTCCGCGACGCCGACGGCAGGCTCCCCGCCCTCGACTCCGCCGGTGAGCTGGCCGCGGACGCCGCCGTGGCGCCGGATTGGCCCTCCGACATCACCGGCACCCTCGCCCGCGCCGCCGTCCCCAGGCTCGGCGACCACGTGCTGCTCGCCGTGGACGTCACCGGATCGATGAGCAACTCCCTCAACACCGACGGCGACCGGCTGCGCGCCGCCACCGACACCGCCAAGACGCTGGTCGCCCACATGCCCGGCGCGCTCACCACCGCGTTGTGGACCTACCCCGCGGCGGACGCCGAGGCGACGCACGAGGTGCTCGCTCCGCCCGCGCCGGTCAGGGACGACGGCGCCGCCCTGGCCGCGCTGCTCGACCCCGTGCAGCTGGCCACCGACCGGACGGACCGTTCGCTGTCGCGGCTCGTCCGGGCGGGTGTCGAGGAGCTGGCGGGAAGGGACGGCCAGCGGGTCCTGGTCGTGTTCACCGACGGCGGCGGAGCCGACTTCGACGAGTCCCCCCTCACCGACACCGCCGGCGTCGAGATCGTCCTGCTCACCTTCGGCGGCAGGGGCTGCGACCATCCCGGCCTCGCCGAGG